From the genome of Halorussus sp. MSC15.2, one region includes:
- a CDS encoding FAD-dependent oxidoreductase: MSTFVVVGGDAAGMSAASKAKRDDSNLDVVVFEQGEWVSYGACGLPYYIKGEIDSLENLVSVTPEEFRQERDIDLRTGHEVVDIDPSNRVVTARSSDGEVKQEYDHLLVATGAEAVTPPIDGLDHTGVYTLGSMSDGKNLRDYVERARSDGNLQQPDRGPACQFLETCNGPVGIVGGGYIGIEMAEALAANGFEVHLFQRGDRILKQFSEATSEAVLDHLADRDVAVYLGAEVETLAGDDRVEAVVTDDVRVPVEMVLVGTGVRPRTDLAEDAGVQLGETGAIATDAYRETNLPDVYAAGDCAEAEHVVTGEPAYVPLALTANRHGRAIGQTVAGDPTEGGGIAGTAAVKAFEMEAARTGILNHEEARAVGFEPMTETIEAESRAGYYPEGGTVEVTLTVDRPSGRVLGGSLVSEYGEGAVYRSHALVGAVTEGTTVEELSNYDLAYAPPFNTTWDPVLTAAKVVEGQR, translated from the coding sequence GTGTCAACGTTCGTCGTCGTCGGCGGCGACGCCGCCGGAATGTCAGCGGCCAGTAAAGCGAAACGGGACGATTCGAATCTCGACGTCGTCGTCTTCGAACAGGGGGAGTGGGTTTCGTACGGTGCCTGTGGACTCCCATATTACATCAAAGGTGAGATTGACTCCCTCGAGAATCTCGTCTCGGTCACACCCGAAGAGTTCCGTCAGGAACGGGATATCGACCTCCGAACCGGACACGAAGTCGTCGATATCGACCCCTCGAATCGAGTCGTCACCGCACGTAGCAGTGATGGAGAGGTGAAACAGGAGTACGACCATCTACTCGTGGCGACCGGTGCGGAAGCAGTCACGCCACCCATCGACGGGTTAGACCACACGGGCGTCTACACGCTCGGGTCGATGTCAGACGGGAAAAACCTCCGTGACTACGTGGAGCGGGCGCGTTCGGACGGCAATCTCCAGCAACCCGACCGGGGACCTGCCTGCCAGTTCCTCGAAACGTGTAATGGGCCTGTCGGCATCGTCGGTGGTGGATACATCGGGATTGAGATGGCGGAAGCGCTCGCGGCCAACGGATTCGAAGTCCACCTCTTCCAGCGCGGCGACCGGATTCTGAAGCAGTTCAGCGAAGCCACGAGTGAGGCAGTTCTCGACCACCTCGCCGACCGGGACGTGGCTGTCTACCTCGGGGCGGAAGTAGAGACGCTCGCGGGCGACGACCGGGTCGAAGCGGTCGTCACCGACGACGTCCGCGTCCCGGTCGAAATGGTACTCGTCGGGACGGGCGTCCGTCCGCGAACGGACCTCGCCGAGGACGCAGGCGTCCAACTAGGCGAAACGGGGGCCATCGCGACCGACGCGTACCGGGAGACGAACCTCCCGGACGTGTACGCGGCGGGTGACTGTGCGGAGGCAGAGCACGTCGTCACCGGCGAGCCAGCGTACGTGCCCTTGGCGTTGACTGCCAACCGCCACGGCAGGGCAATCGGGCAGACTGTCGCGGGCGACCCGACTGAGGGCGGCGGTATCGCGGGGACAGCGGCGGTCAAGGCGTTCGAGATGGAGGCGGCTCGGACCGGAATTCTGAACCACGAGGAGGCCCGTGCGGTCGGCTTCGAGCCGATGACCGAGACCATCGAGGCGGAATCCCGCGCTGGCTACTATCCTGAAGGCGGGACCGTGGAAGTAACGCTCACCGTCGACCGGCCGTCCGGTCGCGTACTCGGTGGCAGTCTCGTCTCCGAGTACGGTGAGGGTGCTGTCTACCGGAGCCACGCGCTCGTTGGTGCAGTGACCGAAGGCACCACCGTTGAGGAACTCTCCAACTACGACCTCGCGTACGCACCACCATTTAATACGACGTGGGACCCCGTCCTGACCGCTGCGAAGGTAGTC